CGGTCGTGTTCACAGGCTGCTCCGTAAAGGAAACTACGCACAGCGCGTTGGTGCCGGTGCTCCTGTTTATCTGGCCGCTGTGCTCGAGTATCTCACCGCTGAAATCCTGGAGTTGGCTGGAAACGCCGCTCGGGACAACAAGAAGACTCGTATCATTCCCCGTCACCTGCAGCTGGCAGTGCGGAACGACGAGGAGTTGAACAAACTCTTGGGTGGAGTGACCATCGCTCAGGGTGGTGTGCTGCCCAACATCCAGGCTGTGCTGCTGCCCAAGAAGACCGAGAAACCCGCCAAGAAGTAAACGGACTAAAGTCTGATTCACTGAAacacaaaggctcttttaagagccacccaatTTAACTATAAAGAGAGTGATGATATATTTTACTTAAAAGTAAAACGTTATAGATTAAAATAAGTTTCCCAACGCTTCACAAAGAATCAAGTCTATAATTTGTTTCTTGGGGAAAACATCACTGTGATTCACAAACACAAAGGCCACCCACTTgccctttttaatttattttttatttgttttaatatggAAAGGATAGCAAAATATGcaatacattatttaataaagtgacaAAATGCATGCCAACACAAATGATAAAACATTAAAGTTGTCTTCGTTTTTGAACACTGCAGCAAATTATTACAGGTAAGTACGGTATCGGTGATTGAGACccattaaatattttctttgctTCAATagtaaaggaaaacaaaaatccACATTTTTTAACTTAGTGTTCAAATTTAATAGTTCAAATATAAATACTTATATGGACATTGACCAGAAACTAATtctcatttaaattatattaaattatttaaattcgcGTGAATCTGATCTTTGGCATGTCAGCGCTGTGAGAAGGAAAAATACGTGACGTGCTTTAGGCTCCTCCTTCAGGGTTTCTATTAGGTCCTGTAGGCAACTTTTAAAACCCTTT
The sequence above is a segment of the Xyrauchen texanus isolate HMW12.3.18 chromosome 2, RBS_HiC_50CHRs, whole genome shotgun sequence genome. Coding sequences within it:
- the LOC127617635 gene encoding histone H2A-like, which produces MSGRGKTGGKARAKAKTRSSRAGLQFPVGRVHRLLRKGNYAQRVGAGAPVYLAAVLEYLTAEILELAGNAARDNKKTRIIPRHLQLAVRNDEELNKLLGGVTIAQGGVLPNIQAVLLPKKTEKPAKK